The following coding sequences lie in one Fusibacter sp. A1 genomic window:
- a CDS encoding metal-dependent hydrolase, whose translation MKLTYFGHSAVLVEKDGFKALIDPFITYNPHTDVTLDAFSGLSHIFVTHGHGDHLGDTLELAKMYDVTVITNFEIANYLRTLGVNSHGMHIGGRHTFEFGTVKMTPALHGSGIQTEDGTIDGGNPCGFVITIGGKTIYHAGDTGLTVDMTLLAEEEIDVAFLPIGGNFTMDIRDAVRAATFVEAKTVVPIHYNTFPIIEADPEKFVNLVKNAQVKVLSAGETLLVE comes from the coding sequence ATGAAACTTACTTATTTTGGACATTCCGCAGTACTAGTTGAAAAGGATGGATTTAAAGCGTTAATCGACCCTTTTATCACCTATAATCCGCATACCGATGTGACACTTGATGCTTTTTCAGGACTAAGCCATATCTTTGTCACCCATGGGCACGGAGATCATTTGGGTGATACCCTTGAACTCGCTAAGATGTATGATGTAACGGTCATCACCAATTTTGAAATTGCCAATTACCTTAGGACTTTGGGTGTCAATAGTCATGGAATGCATATCGGGGGGCGTCATACCTTTGAATTCGGTACGGTTAAAATGACACCTGCACTACACGGGTCTGGCATTCAAACAGAAGATGGGACGATAGATGGCGGCAATCCGTGCGGATTTGTCATCACTATTGGAGGTAAAACCATCTATCATGCTGGGGATACGGGATTGACCGTCGATATGACGCTCCTTGCAGAAGAGGAGATCGATGTCGCATTCCTTCCGATCGGCGGAAATTTTACAATGGACATACGAGATGCCGTGAGAGCTGCGACCTTTGTCGAGGCAAAAACAGTGGTACCGATTCACTACAACACGTTTCCTATCATAGAAGCTGATCCAGAGAAGTTTGTGAACCTTGTGAAAAATGCGCAAGTAAAAGTACTTTCGGCAGGTGAGACGCTACTTGTTGAGTAA
- a CDS encoding tryptophanase: MIKYVAEPFKIKMVEPLKMTTREQREEYLKAANYNVFGIDSDNVYIDCLTDSGTGAMSDAQWAGMMMGDESYAGARGYRRLLKAVTDIFGYEFGQPVHQGRAAEQVLLPLYLKKGQKSVSNMHFDTTRGHVGLLGAKAVDIVVPEAKDTSTYLPFKGNMDLVRLEKYIQEVGAETIGIIIMTVTNNSAGGQPVSMENIRETKAIADKYGIPMILDAARYAENAHFIREREEGYADVEIIDIVREMFSYAEAFTMSAKKDAIVNMGGLIGIKNSEELYVKVKGLTIPYEGFVTYGGLAGRDLEALSIGLYEGLDKDYLKYRIGQIEYLGGKLKEMGVPFQYPVGGHAVFLDAKALLPHIPYHQFPGQALACELYLEAGIRSCDIGSYLLDLDPETGEQLEAEMEFTRLAIPRRVYTQAHFDVIAEALKNIKERASEIKGYEILWQAPVLRHFTAKLRPIEDK; this comes from the coding sequence ATGATTAAATACGTTGCAGAACCTTTTAAAATCAAAATGGTAGAACCACTGAAAATGACAACTAGGGAGCAAAGGGAAGAATACCTTAAAGCTGCCAACTATAACGTGTTTGGTATCGATTCGGACAATGTCTATATCGACTGTCTTACAGATAGCGGAACTGGTGCCATGAGTGATGCCCAGTGGGCCGGTATGATGATGGGTGATGAGTCTTATGCCGGTGCTAGAGGCTACAGAAGACTTTTAAAAGCGGTTACAGACATCTTCGGATATGAATTCGGACAACCTGTGCACCAAGGCCGTGCGGCTGAACAGGTATTGTTGCCACTTTACCTCAAAAAGGGTCAAAAATCGGTTTCAAACATGCACTTTGATACGACTAGAGGCCATGTCGGTCTACTAGGCGCAAAAGCTGTAGATATTGTTGTTCCAGAAGCGAAAGACACGTCTACTTACCTGCCATTCAAAGGAAATATGGATCTTGTCCGTCTTGAAAAGTACATTCAAGAAGTTGGAGCTGAAACTATAGGCATTATCATCATGACGGTTACAAACAACTCAGCCGGTGGACAGCCTGTTTCTATGGAGAACATTAGAGAGACTAAAGCCATTGCTGACAAATACGGCATACCGATGATTCTTGATGCTGCAAGATACGCTGAAAACGCCCACTTTATCAGAGAGCGTGAAGAAGGCTATGCCGATGTCGAGATTATTGACATCGTTAGGGAAATGTTCAGCTATGCGGAAGCCTTTACGATGAGTGCAAAAAAAGACGCAATCGTGAACATGGGCGGACTGATCGGAATCAAGAATTCAGAAGAGCTTTATGTGAAGGTAAAAGGCTTGACGATTCCATACGAAGGTTTTGTAACTTACGGTGGCTTAGCAGGCAGAGATTTAGAAGCCTTATCCATCGGTCTATACGAAGGCCTTGACAAGGACTACCTAAAATACAGAATCGGACAGATCGAATACCTAGGCGGCAAGCTAAAAGAAATGGGCGTACCTTTCCAATATCCAGTTGGCGGACACGCGGTGTTCCTTGACGCTAAAGCATTATTACCTCATATTCCATACCATCAGTTCCCAGGTCAAGCACTTGCTTGTGAGCTTTATCTTGAAGCGGGAATCAGATCATGTGATATCGGTTCTTACTTGCTTGATTTAGATCCTGAAACAGGTGAGCAGTTAGAAGCTGAGATGGAGTTCACTAGACTAGCTATTCCAAGAAGAGTATACACACAAGCTCACTTTGATGTGATTGCTGAAGCACTTAAAAACATCAAGGAAAGAGCAAGCGAAATCAAAGGATACGAAATCCTATGGCAAGCACCTGTACTTAGACACTTTACTGCTAAGTTAAGACCAATTGAAGATAAGTAA